From Acidobacteriota bacterium, a single genomic window includes:
- the carA gene encoding glutamine-hydrolyzing carbamoyl-phosphate synthase small subunit translates to MKAVLALEDGSWFQGTAAGAEGIASGEVVFNTAMTGYQEILTDPSYAGQMVTMTCPEIGNYGVTADDVESRAPQVSGFIMRSPSPVASNWRATITLHEYLAAANIVAIGDIDTRALTRRLRSAGVMRGVIATGSACDPDDLVARARAVPSMVGADLVRQVTCAEAFDWPPAGAMAGSGGYDLPVPRPASRPLHVAAYDFGMKWNILRRLSAYGCAVRVYPATTPANVLAADRPDGVFLSNGPGDPAALPYVIANVKALVDGDVPLFGVCLGHQVLGLALGARTFKLKFGHRGSNHPVKHHETGRVEITSQNHGFAVDPETLPPDVIVTHTNLYDETLEGFRHRDKPIFSVQYHPEASPGPHDADYLFGRFVDAMERR, encoded by the coding sequence GTGAAGGCCGTTCTCGCCTTGGAAGATGGCTCCTGGTTCCAGGGCACGGCCGCCGGCGCGGAAGGCATCGCGTCCGGCGAAGTCGTGTTCAACACCGCTATGACCGGCTACCAGGAAATCCTGACCGACCCGTCGTACGCCGGACAGATGGTCACGATGACCTGTCCCGAAATCGGCAACTACGGCGTGACGGCCGACGATGTGGAATCGCGGGCGCCGCAGGTGTCGGGCTTCATCATGCGCAGCCCGTCGCCGGTCGCGAGTAACTGGCGGGCGACGATCACCCTGCATGAGTATCTGGCGGCGGCCAACATTGTGGCGATCGGCGACATCGACACGCGCGCGCTTACGCGCCGGCTTCGCTCGGCGGGCGTGATGCGCGGTGTGATTGCGACAGGGTCCGCCTGTGATCCTGACGATCTGGTGGCTCGGGCGCGAGCCGTGCCGTCTATGGTGGGCGCGGACCTGGTGCGGCAGGTCACCTGTGCAGAGGCGTTCGACTGGCCTCCAGCCGGGGCGATGGCCGGGTCGGGCGGATACGATCTGCCGGTCCCACGGCCGGCGAGCAGGCCGTTGCACGTCGCGGCCTACGACTTCGGGATGAAGTGGAACATTCTTCGTCGACTCTCGGCCTATGGCTGCGCCGTTCGAGTGTATCCCGCCACAACGCCTGCCAATGTGTTGGCGGCCGACCGACCCGATGGCGTCTTCCTGAGCAACGGCCCGGGCGATCCTGCCGCGCTGCCGTATGTCATCGCCAACGTGAAGGCACTTGTCGATGGCGACGTGCCGCTGTTTGGCGTCTGCCTGGGGCATCAGGTGCTGGGACTGGCGCTTGGCGCGCGGACCTTCAAACTGAAGTTTGGACACCGGGGATCGAATCATCCGGTCAAGCACCACGAGACGGGTCGCGTCGAGATCACGTCGCAGAACCACGGTTTCGCTGTTGATCCGGAGACACTGCCGCCGGACGTCATCGTGACGCACACCAACCTGTACGACGAGACGCTCGAAGGGTTCCGTCATCGCGACAAGCCGATCTTCAGCGTGCAATACCATCCCGAGGCCTCGCCCGGACCGCACGACGCGGACTACCTGTTCGGGCGGTTTGTCGACGCGATGGAGCGCCGATAG